The sequence aaaaacgacttgtaacttatttttccgactataaacctatactttttctgtttagattcataaaatagagttcaatatgaaaccatagtaatttgattcactcaaaacggatttaaaatgaagaagttatgggtaaaacaagattggataatttttctcattttagctacgtgaaaattggtaacaaatctattccaaccataacttaatcaacttgtattgtatattatgtaatcttgagataccatagacacgtatacaatgttttgacctatcatgtcgacacatctatatatacttcggaacaaccatagacactctatatgtgaatgttggagttagctatacagggttgagattgattccaaaatatatatagtttgagttgtgatcaatactgagatacgtatacactgggtcgtggattgattcaagataatatttatcgatttatttctgtacatctaactgtggacaactagttgtaggttactaacgaggacagctgacttaataaacttaaaacatcaaaatatattaaaagtgttgtaaatatattttgaacatactttgatatatatgtatatattgttataggttcgtgaatcaaccagtggccaagtcttacttcccgacgaagtaaaaatctgtgaaagtgagttatagtcccacttttaaaatctaatatttttgggatgagaatacatgcaggttttataaatgatttacaaaatagacacgagtacgtgaaactatattctatggttgaattatcaaaatcgaatatgcccctttttattaagtctggtaatctaagaattagggaacagacaccctaattgacgcgaatcctaaagatagatctattgggcctaacaaaccccatccaaagtaccggatgctttagtacttcgaaatttatatcatatccgaagggtgtcccgaaatgatggggatattcttatatatgcatcttgttaatgtcggttaccaggtgttcaccatatgaatgatttttatctctatgtatgggatgtatattgaaatatgaaatcttgtggtctattgttacgatttgatatatataggttaaacctataactcaccaacatttttgttgacgtttaaagtatgtttattctcaggtgaatattaagagcttccgctgttgcatactaaaataaggacaagatttggagtccatgtttgtatgatattgtgtaaaagctgcattcaagaaactgatttcgatgtaacatatttgtattgtaaaccattatgtaatggtcgtgtgtaaacaggatattttagattatcattatttgataatctacgtaaagctttttaaacctttatttatgaaataaaggttatggtttgttttaaaaatgaatgcagtctttgaaaaaaaacgtctcatatagaggtcaaaacctcgcaacgaaatcaattaatatggaacgtttttaatcaataagaatgggacatttcataaaaCCTCAACAtaagctcgaaaaacacgataattgttatatattacttcttcgagcgttttcccgccaaaataaaaacatttatcacaaagtgtctctactaaatgttcatattttcatcccatctataatgttcgtgaacaaagttttttcaaaaaacgaaaaaaaatgtttttcctttccccgcttccccccgaatggttacttccctcttgatcctaccactatatatatatatatatgtatatatatatatatatatgtatatatatatatatatatatatatatatatatatatatatatatatatagtggtaggatcaagagtgaagtaaccaatcggggggaagcgggaggaagcaaaaactttttttttttcgttttttgaaaaaactttgttcacgaacattatagatgagatgaaaatatgaacatttagtagagacactttgtgataaatgtttttattttggagagaaaacgctcgaagaagtaatatataacaattatcgtgtttttcgagcgtattttgaggtttttgctattggggtttagatattagggtttagatattagggtttatagggtttagatattagggtttagaaatttagggtttagatttaggatttatattgagtttttaacacgaacggtttagagtttagggtttacataaacccaaaacaccaaaccctaaaccctaaaccataaactctaaatcgggctaaattttacttcacaaaacatgaagaaaaaaaaaaaaaaaacgttcatattcttcacgaacaatattatcttgaatgttatttttgtcgattgttttccagcctaaataataacattcatcacgaagtgtctcttctaaatgttcatattttggtgtgatcttgatgccggaaaaaaaattcaaaaaaaacgaaaaaaaaatttacttccccacgcttccccccgattggttacttccccattgatcatgcccatatatatatatatatatatatatatatatatatatatatatatatatatatatatatatatatatatatatatatatatatatatatatatatatacatgtgtgtgtgTATTTTCAAGTGGGCTCCTTTTATGAATTGACTCGTCGTTTGTTGTTTGGGCTCCTAAGCCCAGTAATGGTAGGGCTTCATTCAAGAAGCCTCTTTTGATTCAAGTGGACTTTTCAGTGGACTTCTTTTTATTTGAAGAGTGTATGGCGAGTTGTCCTGTGGGCTTGATACCGTGTGGGCTCATAAGCCCAGGAATAGTCGGGTCTAGTTTTTCAATTAGGCATTTCATTTATATTTTGTCGTTCTTTCAATTCTATAGTCTTTCTTTTAGGCTCAATAGCCTCTCGCAATGTAATATTTATCAATCTTCATCATTCTAATGAAGTATACTTAAGTGAATTGATATATCCACCTTCCAATTTACTTATTTCGCCACAAACTGTGCATTAATAAGTTGTATAGTACAACTTAAGAATGCATACTTTGGTCGGAAGAGTAATTTAGATGATGGAAATATTTTTCTGtacttaataatatttatatttttcgcagtaaaaaaatatatttatatatttttgtaatattAATGCTTCTTGGCTCTTTGCATCTTGCCTGAATTGCAAGTTTGCAACCACCCCCAAATTTGCAAACAGCAAGTTGTCGTTTGATTTTCGTATGGAAAACAAGAAATGGGGATTCAAGAAAGAAATGGAACTGAATACCGAATCAGATATAAGCATAAGAGGTGTTCTTAATATGCTCAAAACAAATCTAAACAAATCTGACGTCAGACCCATCATCCCTTTAGGTCACGGTGATCCTTCTGCTTTCCCCTGTTTCCGTACTGCCAAGATTGCGGAAGACGCCATTGCAGAAGCCCTGTGTTCTGCTAAATTCAACGGTTACGCACCCACTGTTGGTGTCCCCTCTGCTAGAAGGTACTAACTACTAACTACTAACTACTAACTGCTAACACTAACTTTGCTTTTGATTTTTGTTTTCTCTGTCTTATATTGGGGGATATTTTCAGATAGCTTAGAGTGCATTTAGTTTTGAAATGTAATTGAACTTTGGTATTGTTTGTTTGATTGACTTGAATGATTAACATGTTTACTATTGTTAGACGGATTAAGTTAGGCCCAAGTCCGTTTGTGGGCTTGGGTCCATTAGGGTTGAATTAGTTACCAGGGTTTATATGtacaaagaagaagaaaaaaatgtaACCAAATCAGCGAATATCATTCTATTCAGTGCAACaaacaaagaagaagaaaaaaaatgtcacttttgtttatttgttagttttttttttaactccagtccgaactttcgcgatttcgccgttcggactgcgggggagtgttagacggATTAAGTTAGGCCCAAGTCCGTTTGTGGGCTTGGGTCCATTAGGGTTGAATTAGTTGCTAGGGTttatatgtacactataaatacGCTTCGATAATGAATAAGAATTCACGGGGTTTTCATTATGTAACAACTATATGGTAAGTTAATCAAGTAATCTCAAGGCGACCATCCGCTTTGCGGAGAGCCCGGAGTCATCGCGGGTGAACCTCCGTGACCACAAGGAGATGTATAAGTTCATTAATGTTTAAACTAAAGTTTTGGTTTATCCGCACGGATGTGTATATCATCCGTACGAATGAAGCTTGCCCATATGGATGATCGAGTCATCTGCACGAACGAAAGACTCATCCGTACAGATGTACATCAGGTCAGTATATATATGGGTTACGTGTTTCATTGTTAGGTTAGACATTCCTACCCTACCTGCAAGTAAACACTCTCTAATTGTTCCAGATAGTTTGTTTACGAATAACAAATCCAGGTTTCGATCTAGATCATCATACGTTGTCTAAATCGATTGGTATTAAATTTTATTTGTTAGGAAAACTCAATGAATAGGATTTCGCACTATAGGTTGTTTAATCGTTCGATTCAAGTTGTGTAATCGGTTCTACAACCAACCCCCTTTCACATGAATGGTGTCTATTGTGTGAAAAATTTGGAAAGATGATAATTTTTTTTATCTAAACGCACCCTTTAGTTTGCCAATACTTTACAGCGAGAAAGATATTGTCGTTAAAGCCACTCAGGTTTCACTTTACTTGTTAAGTTAACCACTTTGAATTGGTTAGCCTGTAAATCACACTTTAATGCAGAGCCCGCGTAACGAAAGCCCTGAGTAGTTTGACAAATTTAGGCAATTAAGCCATCATAGAATAAGAAGATATTGTTGCTAAAGAAATATTAACATCTTTCTCATTAGTACAACGCCTAAAATTTTCTTCACTGTGTTTAGTGATTAGAAATAGCTTCAGTCGCTAAATCGATAATGGGAGGTAGCAAACCATAATATATATGATCTGTCACTTATTTTTTTAGGGCAGTAGCAGAATATCTTTCTCAAGATCTTCCGAATAAGTTATCACCAGATGATGTATTCATGACAGCAGGTTGCACACAAGCTATTCAAACCATAATAACTGTATTAGCAGATGCCAATACAAATATTCTACTACCAAAACCCGGGTTTCCATATTATGAAGCGTTTGCTAAATCACGTCAAGTGGAAATCCGTCACTTTAATCTTCTACCAGACAAAAATTGGGAAGTTGATCTTGATGCAGTTGAAGCTCTTACAGATGAAAATACAGTTGCCATGGTTATAATTAATCCTGGAAACCCTTGTGGGAACGTTTTCACGTACCAGCATTTACAAAAGGTGCGTTTATGTTTTCACTTTCATTTTCGGATCATGAAGGAATATTTTGTTTGGTTGTACTTATGATTGGATTTTAATTTCGGTTTATTAGGTTGCCGAGACTGCTAGGAAACTTGGGATATTAGTAATTTCTGATGAAGTTTATGATCATCTCGCTTTTGGAGAAAATCCATTTGTTCCGATGGGTGTTTTTGGATCAATTACGCCTGTTGTTACACTTGGTTCCATTTCAAAGAGGTGGATTGTTCCTGGTTGGCGGCTTGGGTGGCTTGTTGTCAACGATGTTAATGGCATCCTTAAGCAACACGGGGTTCTCTCTGTTTCTCACGTGttcttatatgtatatatgtgtgtgtagttTTATATATTgttctaataattttttttttttgttcagatAATTGATTGCATTATGGGATATCTCAATTTAATTTGCGACCCTCCATCGTTTATTCAGGTTCCTTACTAATGCTACACCTAGTTAACAATTAGATCGTTGATAATATAGCTCATTTTACCTCAAAAGTTTATTTTGTATATTCTTTTGGGATGCTTGAATTAATGGACTTGCAGGGAGCAATTCCTGATATCCTTGGGAAAACTAAAGAGGATTTCTTTTTAAAAATCGTGAATATTATAAAAGAAACTGCAACTATTTGCTATGAGGGAATTAAAGACCTTCCTGGTGTTATCTGCCCCAGCAAGCCAGAAGGGTCAATGTTTGTTATGGTTAGTTCACAGATGCTCAGATTAATATGAAGATTACAAATAACTTATGTTTATAAGGTCATGTCTTGTATTTGATGTTTCGAAGGTGAAATTAGATTTATTGGTGTTTGATGACATCATGGATGATATTGAATTTTGCATCAAGCTTGCCAAAGAAGAGTCAGTTATAATATTACCAGGTAAGCAGTATAGTCTAGTGTCAATGTTAGTTCAATCTCATTTTGATTATGATGatctatgtatattatatatacagTTTAGGCATAATTTCCTCACGAATGTCACTTGAAGTTATATTAGTAGTTTTGACTTTAGAAAGTCAACTTCTACCTTTCTATGGGTGGTAAAATTTCCACGATCAATTTTGATAAAATTCAACATTATTGTGCACTAGTAGGTTgtataatacaacttattaatgCATAAATGTATATGGTGCATTTATATTAaataatggggtatttatcattgtttttctttttttatttttatttttatacttttGTTCAGGTATAAGTGTGGGACTCAAGAATTGGCTACGGGTAACATTTGCTATTGAGCCCACGTCTCTAAAAGATGGCATTTATAGGTTTAGAGCTTTTTGCATAAGGCACGCCAAGAAACCATAACGGGTCAAATGCTCAATGGATCACCTCTGGTCACCTCCCCAAATTCTACCTAAGGAATTTGGTGGATCAACTGCTTGAACAATACCACAATCAATTATCTGATAAGATGAACAACACTTCGTGTTAACAAAATGTGTCATCCCATTATCATTGACACGAGGTTGACACGCTGTAAAACTCATGATTTTGGAATTGAATTATGTATACTGAACTACCTTTTTATAGTTAGTTGTAAATTTCATCAAAAGCTGCAAAATAATTCTTTTAACTTATGAAcactaagatacaaaataattctTTTAACTTATGAACTCGCATTTTTGTGACATAATCCAGCATTTAGAATTCATGCTTCAATTTGCAATTATATTCGCCCTCACGCTCTCATGGTGAAGTAGGAATTTAAATAACCTCGAATTTCCCCAGTAACTCATCGGTTGGTGCTTAGATCCCCATAAATCTTTCTTGAGAACCTTCTGATGATCCATACCAGACTTGATCAATACGTGCACATACCCTTTTCTGAAATCAGGGATGATCACGATTGATGCTCAAAAGTGCAAGTTTGTGCTTTCCGCCTTCTTGGAGTGCCTTCCGCAAAAAGATTTAAGCCTTCTTATGTCATCTTCAAGAGCTAAAGGCTAATGTTACTCGAAGCCAATTATACCGGAAGGAGAAACAAGGTATACCAGCGAGTTTATGGTCAAACTGGAGGTGCCAATTTCAACCAAGCACGAAATAAATGGATTGATTTGGGTTATCTTTTATTTTCCGTTCAAATTTATACTTTTTGTtatattaaatttttgttttctgtAATACGAATATGAATACTTACACGTTTATTTTTTGTGTGCTTTTGTAATTGAATCTTATCATATACGGATGTTTTTAATATTGAGGATGTTGGTCCGTCCACAAGTATGTAACCCGGCTTTTTAGATTTGGTCATGAAAGGTTTTGAAGGTGCTAAGGTTGAAGGCAAGCTTATAAATTCTA comes from Rutidosis leptorrhynchoides isolate AG116_Rl617_1_P2 chromosome 4, CSIRO_AGI_Rlap_v1, whole genome shotgun sequence and encodes:
- the LOC139845012 gene encoding probable aminotransferase TAT2, which produces MENKKWGFKKEMELNTESDISIRGVLNMLKTNLNKSDVRPIIPLGHGDPSAFPCFRTAKIAEDAIAEALCSAKFNGYAPTVGVPSARRAVAEYLSQDLPNKLSPDDVFMTAGCTQAIQTIITVLADANTNILLPKPGFPYYEAFAKSRQVEIRHFNLLPDKNWEVDLDAVEALTDENTVAMVIINPGNPCGNVFTYQHLQKVAETARKLGILVISDEVYDHLAFGENPFVPMGVFGSITPVVTLGSISKRWIVPGWRLGWLVVNDVNGILKQHGIIDCIMGYLNLICDPPSFIQGAIPDILGKTKEDFFLKIVNIIKETATICYEGIKDLPGVICPSKPEGSMFVMVKLDLLVFDDIMDDIEFCIKLAKEESVIILPGISVGLKNWLRVTFAIEPTSLKDGIYRFRAFCIRHAKKP